Proteins encoded by one window of Halobaculum halobium:
- a CDS encoding potassium channel family protein: MNIVIVGYGRVGARTARVLDEEGHDVTVVDNDHTKVERARDRGLRVVEGDGSNPTVLTEAGVADADAVGAITGDPKLNFEICMEATELGDCRTVMRVSEDFHEEIYDEFERTVDEIIYPERLGAAGAKTAMLGGNFNAISDLTEQLQLVTIAVDDDSPVIGGRVNDLAVDGGRVYAHGRAKESLTIPLPGTIVEAGDRLAVIAEVDRVADVRTALLGN, translated from the coding sequence ATGAACATCGTCATCGTGGGGTACGGTCGGGTCGGCGCTCGAACCGCCCGGGTGCTAGACGAGGAGGGTCACGACGTGACCGTCGTCGACAACGACCACACGAAAGTCGAACGCGCCCGCGACCGGGGTCTCCGGGTCGTCGAGGGTGACGGCTCGAACCCGACGGTGCTGACCGAGGCGGGCGTCGCCGACGCGGACGCCGTGGGCGCGATCACGGGGGACCCGAAGCTGAACTTCGAGATCTGTATGGAGGCGACGGAGCTGGGCGACTGCCGGACCGTCATGCGCGTCTCCGAGGACTTCCACGAGGAGATCTACGACGAGTTCGAACGGACCGTCGACGAGATCATCTACCCGGAACGCCTCGGGGCCGCGGGCGCGAAAACCGCCATGCTCGGCGGCAACTTCAACGCCATCAGCGACCTCACCGAGCAGCTCCAACTCGTGACGATCGCGGTCGACGACGACTCGCCCGTGATCGGTGGACGCGTCAACGACCTCGCCGTGGACGGCGGCCGCGTGTACGCCCACGGCCGCGCCAAAGAATCGCTGACGATCCCCCTGCCCGGCACTATCGTCGAGGCCGGCGATCGGCTCGCCGTGATCGCGGAGGTCGATCGCGTCGCGGACGTTCGGACGGCGCTGCTCGGTAACTGA
- a CDS encoding metal-dependent hydrolase — MMATTHVLAGVAVGLGTLALVPEAGPVVLAGALGGLAPDLDLLGAHRKDLHFPAYGSVAAAVAVAAAAVAPSPATLSLAVFLVAAALHAVSDVFGGDLTLRPWEATGDRAVYEHLRGRWHRPRRWVRYDGSPEDFLLGSALALPALAALDGPARAAIVALVVVSALYALGRRTLVDAGERVVAVTPESVLAAVPETLIEDLR, encoded by the coding sequence ATGATGGCGACGACCCACGTTCTCGCGGGCGTGGCCGTCGGGCTCGGGACGCTCGCGCTCGTCCCGGAGGCCGGTCCGGTCGTTCTGGCGGGGGCGCTTGGCGGGCTAGCGCCCGATCTCGACCTGCTCGGTGCCCACCGGAAGGACCTCCACTTCCCCGCCTACGGGAGCGTCGCGGCCGCGGTCGCGGTCGCGGCGGCCGCGGTCGCCCCGTCGCCGGCGACGCTGTCGCTGGCCGTCTTCCTCGTTGCGGCGGCGCTGCACGCCGTCTCCGACGTCTTCGGCGGCGACCTCACCCTCCGTCCATGGGAAGCCACCGGCGACCGAGCCGTGTACGAACACCTCCGCGGCCGGTGGCACCGGCCGCGCCGATGGGTACGGTACGACGGGTCCCCCGAGGACTTCCTGCTGGGGAGTGCGCTCGCGCTCCCCGCGCTGGCGGCGCTCGATGGGCCGGCTCGGGCGGCGATCGTCGCCCTCGTCGTCGTTTCCGCGCTGTACGCGCTCGGCCGTCGGACGTTGGTCGATGCCGGCGAGCGCGTCGTCGCGGTGACGCCCGAGTCCGTGCTCGCGGCCGTTCCCGAGACGCTGATCGAGGACCTGCGGTAG
- a CDS encoding VOC family protein, which translates to METDDSDVPPADRSDIPVTAEKPDSAISVTGTDHITLIGSNEEETVRFYRDVLGMPLVMRQPNLDAPQVTHLFFDSGDGRIITFFVEEDRENAPGQRPGVGAVHHLAFSIEAEELPEIKEALSEHGHRFSEFDRGAFHSLYTRDHNGLTIELVVDKYELPDDRRGEVMALAQSKRVAAGDDYVDDEHMEAAVDELGIDVVKNEVPDAATGTGFQE; encoded by the coding sequence ATGGAGACAGACGACTCCGACGTGCCGCCGGCGGACCGTTCAGACATCCCCGTGACTGCCGAGAAGCCCGACAGCGCGATCTCGGTGACGGGAACCGACCACATCACCCTCATCGGGAGCAACGAGGAGGAGACGGTGCGGTTCTACCGCGACGTGCTCGGGATGCCGCTGGTGATGCGCCAGCCGAACCTCGACGCGCCGCAGGTGACGCACCTGTTCTTCGACAGCGGCGACGGTCGCATCATCACGTTCTTCGTCGAGGAGGACCGCGAGAACGCCCCCGGCCAGCGCCCCGGCGTCGGCGCCGTCCACCATCTCGCCTTTTCGATCGAGGCCGAGGAGCTGCCCGAGATCAAGGAGGCGCTCTCGGAACACGGCCATCGATTCAGCGAGTTCGACCGCGGCGCGTTCCACTCGCTGTACACCCGCGACCACAACGGGCTCACCATCGAACTCGTCGTCGACAAGTACGAACTGCCCGACGACCGCCGCGGCGAGGTGATGGCGCTCGCGCAGTCGAAGCGCGTCGCCGCCGGCGACGACTACGTCGACGACGAGCACATGGAAGCCGCCGTCGACGAACTGGGCATCGACGTGGTGAAAAACGAGGTCCCCGACGCCGCGACAGGTACCGGATTCCAGGAGTAG
- a CDS encoding UbiA family prenyltransferase: protein MSHESNYTSDGREATGRAGRIVELLTRYGERTGNALVYSSAYLAVIAMAEVAIAMVLLSLPPNPAPVVVGLVTFAVYTNDRVADVDTDAVSDPDRAAFVRRHRNTLYLLASASYGLAVAISVLGGPVALAVTLIPGVFWVAYAADWVPGVAPKLRRLKEVLVVNSLVVALAWATTLTALPVAFTDAAVTPATAVVFAYFLLRSFVDTEIPNVGDVEADRAIDVSTLPVVFGVATTRRILYGVDLLTAGIVAAAALAGVIGSGFVLALGVGLAYSLVVTALLGRADNDTLALAAEFGYLVVATALIGPILLV, encoded by the coding sequence ATGTCGCACGAATCTAACTACACGTCGGACGGGCGCGAGGCGACCGGGCGGGCGGGTCGGATCGTCGAGTTGTTGACCAGGTACGGCGAGCGCACCGGGAACGCGCTCGTGTACAGTTCCGCGTATCTCGCGGTGATCGCGATGGCCGAGGTGGCGATCGCGATGGTGTTGCTGTCGCTGCCGCCGAACCCGGCGCCGGTGGTGGTCGGGCTGGTGACGTTCGCGGTGTACACGAACGACCGGGTGGCCGACGTGGATACGGACGCCGTCTCCGACCCCGATCGCGCGGCGTTCGTCCGGCGCCACCGCAACACGCTGTACCTGTTGGCGTCTGCCTCGTACGGGCTCGCGGTGGCGATCTCCGTGCTCGGCGGCCCGGTCGCGCTCGCCGTGACGCTGATCCCCGGCGTGTTCTGGGTGGCGTACGCCGCCGACTGGGTTCCGGGCGTCGCCCCGAAGCTCCGCCGGCTGAAGGAGGTGCTCGTCGTCAACTCGCTCGTCGTCGCGCTCGCGTGGGCGACGACGCTGACCGCGCTGCCCGTGGCGTTCACCGACGCGGCGGTCACCCCGGCGACGGCGGTCGTGTTCGCGTACTTCCTGCTCCGGTCGTTCGTCGACACCGAGATCCCGAACGTCGGCGACGTCGAGGCCGACCGCGCGATCGACGTGTCGACGCTTCCGGTCGTGTTCGGCGTGGCGACGACGCGTCGAATCCTCTACGGCGTCGATCTCCTCACGGCCGGCATCGTCGCCGCGGCGGCGCTGGCGGGCGTCATCGGATCGGGATTCGTGCTCGCGCTCGGCGTCGGGTTGGCGTACTCGCTGGTCGTCACGGCGCTGCTCGGCCGGGCCGACAACGACACGCTCGCGCTGGCGGCGGAGTTTGGCTATCTCGTCGTCGCGACGGCGCTGATCGGTCCGATCCTGCTCGTGTGA
- a CDS encoding histidine kinase N-terminal 7TM domain-containing protein, with protein MLLTAGGYVLPSGTLTAVMLVTVVVGTTAALLAWRERQEPGAVPLTAMLAGQVWWSVFFVFEFRAGTFAGKVFYSDIQWLGVVVIPVAWLLFALEYTGRDHYVRPRYVALLSVVPVVTVVLAATNASHDLLYLDTELVTEAGRQVLDRTGGPWYWVITGYTYLLGLLGSIPLLGLVRSDALPFRGQSLGLLVGTLAPWASNVLFLAGAVPVPSLDPTPVFFAVSGVAYLGAITRFRLLGTSPSANHRARRLVFERMREGAVVVDRHDYVVDLNEQAAEILDVDPREVLGSPAAEVIPRYEQLPEEGRASRHLTLGEGLQSRQYDATVTAVADFHDRSLGGVVSFHDVSDHLRRQQRLEVLNRVLRHNIRTETNLIYGNADLMDAEGAHVDAVKEGAMRIEAISDKARDVIDIFERGRQPGQSLMLTTVVEECIEEISDEYPTVTVDLEFGSGGDFADGPDAVDAADTADGASTDDPDDAAVSPVVTSVLKNVVENAAEHNTAADPWVRVRATCTEGVVEIRVADNGPGISDHERTALDRGNETPLDHGSGLGLWLIAWGTELADGDLTIDDRDGGGTVVTVRVPRIAAGSL; from the coding sequence GTGCTCCTCACAGCAGGAGGATACGTGCTCCCGTCCGGAACGCTGACGGCGGTGATGCTGGTCACCGTCGTCGTGGGGACGACGGCCGCACTCCTTGCGTGGCGCGAGCGACAGGAACCCGGCGCGGTTCCGTTGACGGCCATGCTGGCCGGCCAGGTGTGGTGGTCGGTGTTCTTCGTCTTCGAATTCCGGGCCGGGACCTTCGCGGGGAAGGTGTTCTACTCCGACATTCAGTGGCTCGGCGTCGTTGTGATCCCGGTCGCGTGGCTCCTGTTCGCGTTGGAGTACACGGGGCGCGACCACTACGTTCGGCCGCGGTACGTCGCGCTTCTGTCGGTCGTTCCGGTCGTCACGGTCGTGCTCGCGGCGACGAACGCGTCTCACGACCTGCTGTACCTGGACACGGAGCTCGTCACCGAGGCCGGACGGCAGGTGCTCGACCGGACCGGCGGCCCCTGGTACTGGGTGATCACGGGCTACACCTACCTGCTCGGACTGCTCGGGTCGATTCCGCTGTTGGGACTGGTCCGCAGCGACGCGCTCCCGTTTCGCGGCCAGAGCCTCGGGCTGCTCGTCGGAACGCTCGCGCCGTGGGCGAGCAACGTGTTGTTCCTGGCCGGCGCGGTCCCGGTTCCGAGCCTCGACCCGACGCCGGTGTTCTTCGCGGTATCGGGCGTCGCGTACCTCGGCGCCATCACCCGCTTTCGACTGCTCGGGACGAGCCCGTCGGCGAACCACCGCGCGCGACGGTTGGTGTTCGAACGCATGCGCGAGGGCGCCGTCGTCGTCGACCGGCACGACTACGTCGTCGATCTGAACGAGCAGGCGGCGGAGATCCTCGACGTCGATCCCCGCGAGGTGCTGGGGAGCCCGGCCGCCGAAGTGATCCCGCGCTACGAACAGTTACCCGAGGAAGGGCGCGCCTCCCGGCATCTCACGCTCGGCGAAGGGCTCCAGAGCCGCCAGTACGACGCGACGGTGACCGCCGTCGCCGACTTCCACGACCGCTCGCTGGGCGGAGTCGTCTCCTTTCACGACGTGAGCGATCACCTCCGGCGACAGCAACGCCTCGAGGTGCTCAACCGCGTGCTCCGTCACAACATCCGCACGGAGACGAACCTCATCTACGGCAACGCGGACCTCATGGACGCCGAGGGCGCTCACGTGGACGCGGTCAAGGAGGGCGCGATGCGGATCGAGGCGATCAGCGACAAGGCGCGCGACGTCATCGACATCTTCGAACGAGGCCGCCAACCCGGCCAGTCACTGATGCTGACGACGGTGGTCGAGGAGTGCATCGAGGAGATCAGCGACGAGTACCCGACGGTCACGGTCGACCTCGAATTCGGGTCCGGCGGCGACTTCGCGGACGGTCCGGACGCTGTCGACGCCGCGGACACCGCCGACGGCGCGTCCACAGATGACCCCGACGACGCGGCGGTCTCTCCGGTGGTCACGTCCGTGCTGAAGAACGTCGTCGAGAACGCCGCCGAGCACAACACTGCCGCAGACCCGTGGGTGCGCGTGCGGGCGACCTGTACCGAGGGGGTAGTCGAGATCCGCGTCGCCGACAACGGCCCCGGGATCAGCGACCACGAACGGACCGCCCTCGACCGCGGGAACGAGACGCCGCTGGATCACGGCAGCGGGCTCGGGCTGTGGCTCATCGCGTGGGGAACCGAGCTTGCCGACGGCGACCTGACGATCGACGACCGCGACGGCGGCGGCACCGTGGTAACGGTGCGCGTTCCGCGGATCGCGGCCGGGTCGCTGTGA
- a CDS encoding DUF7114 family protein: MDDAARTRAAAERSVGDVEPAALRNALTDRFDDAEMTPGALTLLSARALDPDVDLTDIEDHAAGVQLIYEGLRLTRSLSQSEPWAAADLDAVGDIDADLDVLAADVSVSRGFYLLARTAAAGKAVETVRAFGRDQTRRRGVDAEEAAALDRNLEADVFELAVVAGTAAVGASAPDDLLSYAAELAAGDDDRMPAIGSLPESTGDRIAALADEDRVASSVDT; this comes from the coding sequence ATGGACGACGCCGCGCGGACCCGGGCCGCGGCGGAGCGGTCGGTCGGCGACGTCGAGCCGGCGGCGCTCCGGAACGCGCTGACCGACCGCTTCGACGACGCCGAGATGACGCCCGGAGCGCTCACGCTGTTGTCGGCTCGTGCACTCGACCCCGACGTGGACCTGACGGACATCGAGGACCACGCCGCCGGCGTCCAACTCATTTACGAGGGGCTGCGGCTCACGAGATCGCTCTCCCAGTCTGAGCCGTGGGCGGCCGCCGATCTCGACGCAGTCGGCGACATCGACGCCGATCTCGACGTGCTGGCGGCAGACGTGTCCGTCTCGCGCGGCTTCTATCTCCTCGCTCGTACGGCCGCCGCGGGGAAGGCGGTCGAGACGGTCCGAGCGTTCGGCCGCGACCAGACGCGGCGCCGCGGCGTCGACGCCGAGGAGGCGGCGGCGCTGGACCGCAACCTGGAGGCCGACGTGTTCGAACTCGCGGTCGTCGCCGGTACCGCCGCTGTCGGCGCATCCGCCCCGGACGACCTGCTGTCGTACGCCGCCGAACTCGCCGCCGGCGACGACGACCGCATGCCGGCCATCGGATCGCTTCCGGAGTCCACCGGCGACCGCATCGCCGCGCTCGCCGACGAGGATCGCGTCGCGTCGTCGGTCGACACCTGA
- a CDS encoding enoyl-CoA hydratase/isomerase family protein: protein MIRSERAADGEYRTVTIDRPEARNALTPDALDALERAVVDADEPVVLLRGAGSAFCAGADLEVVESLDDPAAFAGHGQRVADAIESADSVVIAGVDGAARGGGVELALACDLRVATAEATFAETGASFGLFGAWGGTARLPRVVGEGVALDIACSARVVDAEEAQRVGLVSRVVSDPVTVAREVAANDPEALAAVKRLVRAGARGAETATDEREAFARLHRERFGE, encoded by the coding sequence GTGATTCGCAGCGAACGGGCCGCCGACGGGGAGTACCGGACCGTGACGATCGACCGCCCCGAGGCCCGAAACGCCCTCACCCCGGACGCGCTCGACGCGCTGGAACGGGCCGTCGTCGACGCCGACGAGCCGGTGGTGCTGCTGCGGGGCGCCGGCTCGGCTTTCTGTGCCGGCGCCGACCTCGAGGTGGTCGAGTCGCTGGACGACCCCGCCGCGTTCGCGGGCCACGGCCAGCGCGTCGCCGACGCGATCGAGTCGGCAGACTCGGTCGTGATCGCCGGGGTCGACGGGGCGGCCCGCGGCGGCGGCGTGGAGCTGGCGCTCGCGTGCGACCTCCGGGTGGCGACGGCCGAGGCGACGTTCGCCGAGACCGGCGCCTCCTTCGGGCTGTTCGGCGCGTGGGGCGGGACCGCCCGGCTCCCGCGGGTGGTCGGCGAGGGCGTCGCGCTCGACATCGCCTGCTCGGCGCGGGTCGTCGACGCCGAGGAGGCACAGCGGGTCGGCCTCGTCTCCCGCGTCGTCTCAGATCCGGTGACCGTCGCCCGGGAGGTCGCCGCAAATGACCCCGAGGCGCTCGCGGCCGTGAAGCGGCTCGTTCGCGCCGGCGCCCGCGGCGCCGAGACGGCGACCGACGAACGCGAGGCGTTCGCACGGCTCCACCGGGAGCGCTTCGGAGAGTGA
- a CDS encoding DUF3105 domain-containing protein produces MTDGHGLSDHSSLSRRRALGVVGAGAVAALGGCLGGGGGNTSLPERGNDELLADVETFPNQGNQHVERGTEVDYNTRPPTSGPHYSGVVGAGFYEEPQPMGDVVHTLEHGAIVAYYAPDALTDEAQSNLQAWANDHTGTWQSFLAMPYPYDEPETPYALTAWRHLLRMDEYDADAVEAFAAEYIGRGPENSVR; encoded by the coding sequence ATGACCGATGGACACGGCCTCTCGGATCACTCCTCGCTCTCCAGGCGACGGGCGCTCGGCGTCGTCGGCGCCGGCGCGGTCGCCGCGCTCGGCGGCTGCCTCGGCGGCGGTGGCGGCAACACCTCGCTCCCCGAGCGGGGGAACGACGAGCTGCTCGCGGACGTGGAGACGTTCCCGAACCAGGGGAACCAGCACGTCGAGCGCGGCACCGAGGTCGACTACAACACCCGTCCCCCGACGTCCGGTCCCCACTACAGCGGCGTCGTCGGGGCGGGATTCTACGAGGAGCCCCAGCCGATGGGCGACGTGGTCCACACGCTCGAACACGGTGCGATCGTCGCGTACTACGCGCCGGACGCGCTGACCGACGAGGCGCAGTCGAACCTCCAGGCGTGGGCGAACGACCACACCGGCACGTGGCAGAGCTTCCTCGCGATGCCGTACCCGTACGACGAGCCCGAGACGCCGTACGCGCTCACGGCGTGGCGCCACCTCCTCCGGATGGACGAGTACGACGCCGACGCGGTCGAGGCGTTCGCCGCCGAGTACATCGGTCGCGGGCCCGAGAACTCGGTTCGGTAG
- a CDS encoding NAD+ synthase — protein MSQSVLLDEESTPLDLRFADAELDRVHGHVTDFIAEQVDAAGADGAVMGLSGGIDSTTVAYLAVDAIGADNLRGLVMPGSVNTEENMSDAERVAEDLGIEYDVIEIEPIAEAFYDALPAAAADRMAESNVRVRVRAVCNYFAANADGRLVLGTGNRSEALTGYYTKYGDGAVDCNPLGSLYKQQVRQLAAHAGVPHDLVMKTPSAEMWTGQTDEEELGLDYDTLDAVLALHIDGPLSTAATVRALDVTAAQVSRVQELYESSTHKRAMPPAPDELSV, from the coding sequence ATGAGTCAATCCGTCCTGTTGGACGAGGAATCGACGCCGCTGGACCTGCGCTTTGCCGACGCTGAGCTCGACCGAGTGCACGGTCACGTCACCGACTTCATCGCCGAGCAGGTCGACGCCGCGGGCGCCGACGGGGCGGTGATGGGGCTGTCCGGCGGGATCGACTCCACGACGGTCGCGTACCTCGCGGTCGACGCCATCGGCGCCGACAACCTCCGCGGGCTCGTGATGCCCGGGTCGGTCAACACCGAGGAGAACATGAGCGACGCCGAGCGCGTCGCCGAGGACCTCGGTATCGAGTACGACGTGATCGAGATCGAGCCCATCGCCGAGGCGTTCTATGACGCGCTCCCCGCCGCCGCCGCCGATCGGATGGCCGAGAGCAACGTTCGCGTGCGCGTCCGCGCGGTGTGCAACTACTTCGCCGCGAACGCCGATGGCCGTCTCGTCCTCGGGACGGGCAACCGCAGCGAGGCGTTGACGGGCTACTACACGAAGTACGGCGACGGCGCGGTCGACTGCAACCCGCTCGGGAGCCTCTACAAACAGCAGGTCCGCCAGCTCGCCGCCCACGCGGGCGTTCCGCACGACTTGGTCATGAAGACTCCCTCGGCGGAGATGTGGACCGGCCAGACGGACGAGGAGGAATTGGGGCTCGACTACGACACCCTCGACGCCGTGCTCGCGCTCCATATCGACGGCCCGCTGTCGACGGCTGCGACGGTCCGGGCGCTCGATGTGACTGCAGCACAGGTCAGCCGCGTCCAGGAACTGTACGAGTCGTCGACGCACAAGCGCGCGATGCCGCCCGCGCCCGACGAACTGTCGGTGTAG
- a CDS encoding non-canonical purine NTP pyrophosphatase, producing MLRYVTTNPGKVREAREYLGDAVSQLDFDYTEIQAADLAPIAARGAREAYRHAEEPVLVDDAGLFVRGFDGFPGPYSAYAEDTLGVEAVRRLVDAELDDRRAEFRCVLAYCDGEPFAATPDPVDRDDRVTAAATGAERDDQETEPLPVKLFEGVVRGEIVEARGDGGFGYDPIFEYDGATLAEMDAAEKNAISHRGRALEKFGEWFVERQ from the coding sequence ATGCTCCGCTACGTCACGACGAACCCCGGGAAGGTCCGCGAGGCCCGCGAGTACCTCGGCGACGCCGTCTCCCAGCTCGACTTCGACTACACCGAGATCCAGGCGGCCGACCTCGCCCCCATCGCCGCCCGAGGCGCCCGCGAAGCGTACCGCCACGCCGAGGAACCCGTGCTCGTCGACGACGCCGGCCTGTTCGTCCGCGGGTTCGACGGCTTCCCCGGCCCGTACTCCGCGTACGCCGAGGACACCCTCGGCGTCGAGGCTGTCCGCCGACTCGTCGACGCCGAACTCGACGACCGCCGCGCCGAATTCCGGTGCGTGCTCGCGTACTGCGACGGAGAACCGTTTGCGGCCACTCCCGATCCCGTCGACCGCGACGACCGCGTGACCGCGGCCGCCACCGGCGCCGAGCGCGACGACCAGGAGACAGAACCGCTCCCCGTGAAGCTGTTCGAGGGAGTCGTCCGCGGCGAGATCGTCGAGGCACGCGGCGACGGCGGCTTCGGATACGACCCGATCTTCGAGTACGACGGCGCGACGCTCGCCGAGATGGACGCCGCCGAGAAGAACGCGATCTCCCACCGTGGGCGGGCGCTGGAGAAGTTCGGGGAGTGGTTCGTCGAACGGCAGTGA